The Mauremys reevesii isolate NIE-2019 linkage group 19, ASM1616193v1, whole genome shotgun sequence genomic sequence ATCCACCCAAGCTGGTAATGTTTTCAGGCTTCTCGGAGTTCAGATAATCATTACACTGTTATCACTGTGTTAACTATGCAATGCACATATACAGTGACAGTACCTCTTGTAGCGGTTAATATGGAAAATCTCCCTCGCACTGATTGGAGCTGTAACCAGAATTCCTGTTAACACAGGTTAGTGAAGCCTGATTGCAGCAGCGAATCCACTAAGACAGGTGAGAATGGATTTGGGAGAGTCTGCTCATACTGCTCTGCACTGGTTGAAAGTAACCACATAGTCTTCACTGGCCTACCAGATGTGTGCTGACTCATTTGAGGTGGGCCAGTGCCCATAAAGTGTCAGCTGCCCAGAGAAAGCACCCCCATTTGTCTAGCAAATCACGACTTTAAACATGGCTCTTGCTAGAAAGGCAATAGCACAGTTTTCCTgatcagtgtagacagagccaaGAGACCTTACCTCAGCTTTCAGCAGTGACAGGCTCGCTTGTGAGTAAAACATGAACTTACCATGTTTTATGTGATGTCGTTTTGTGCAGCCACTCAATCCGAACCCAGACAGCCGGTGGAACACTTACTTCAAGGACAACGAAGTGCTGCTGCAGATAGACAAGGATGTCAGGTGTGTGTAAATAGCTGGGCTCGCTAGAGAGGAGGAATAACAGTGCAGTTTATGTACCCGCTGCATCAGGAATACAGAATATTTCATGTTATCAGGCCCATTCTGTTTCACATGGCACCCCTCTGGTTCTAAAAACTCCTTTTAATTTGGTTTCCATCTTTTTCCACCCCAGGAGGCTGTACCCTGATATGGCATTCTTCCAGCGCCCAACTGACTACCCCTGTTTGCTAATCCTGGACCCCCAGAATGAGTTTGAGACTCTCCGCAAGCGGGTGGAACAGACGACACTCAAGTCACAGACAGTGGCACGAAACCGGAGTGGAGTCACAAATGTAAGATCTGGCAAGGAGTTTTCCCTGTGCTTCTGGGATGGGGGATGAGCATGTTGTGATGGGGGGcgtggagggggaggaagggaggtgtGTGCACTTCTGTGGCACGCTTGCTAAGATGGTTGCCAGGCTGGCTTGATACTCTGCAGTTATTCCTTACTCCACCTCCACATATGGTGTGGGTTCTTGTATTCCTGCAGGAGGTTGTCGCTTCTCCCCTTTCTCCAGAGGATGGGCTTGACTGAAGAATACTTTTGATAAAGTTGTACAGCTTCAAGTCTCTCTCGCTAAAATCACCCTGGTTTGTGGACAGAGTGCTAACAGTTACAAGTCAAGTTGGTCCTGTCTGTAACTGCAACAAATGTCACAAACTCAACGGTGACCCTATATGAGTCCCCCATATCCACTCACAAGGAAGAGTACACATGTATAGCAAACAGTTCCAGGCAAGGAAGGGTGTCACTGAAACCTGGAGAACTTGAACTGCTCTCTAGGTGGAAAGGAATTCTCCTTTCTCTGTGTGTTGAGCTCCTGAAACTTCCTGCTCACCCAGCaggttttatttctcttttcattGATTACATTGGTTCTTCTGTACTGTGCTGTTCGGCATGTTTGACAGCACAAAGGGAATTGAAGGTTGATGTGCTGCTTTCTCTTGAATCGTTTTTTGTTCTGGCTTCTGTTGGAACAGAATCTTTTTTGTTGAGTTCACTGACTTCCAGGGGAAGTGTTCACAGCTCTTATTGCCCCAATTTATGTGTTCCTCTGGATGGACTCTAAGGGGCCAGAGGGTTTAATAACAGAGGACAAATTGATCTAGTCTCCCAGAGCCTGAGATGTAACAAGCTGATATGATTCATATACTTGAGACAGCATTGCAGTCAGCTGCCATTTATCTCCCTTATTCTCTTCTGAGTGCAAACATCACTCATAAGAGCTGCCAGATTGGGTCAGACCATAGTCCATCTTGCCCGATATcctatctctgacagtggcccataCCAGAGGTTCAgagggagtgtacagaacagggcaattacagAATGATCCACTCCTGTCTTCTACTCCCAGCTTCTAGTTGTCAGAGGTTTTGGGGTcaccctgagcatggggttgcatccctgaccatcttggctaacgtccactgatggacttatcctccctGAATTTgtccagttctttttttaacccatttatgCTTTTGGCCAGGACAACATCCCAGGTTAGTTGTGTGGAAAAGTCTTACTACTTGTTTGTATTAAATCTACTGCCTGTTCATTTAATTTGATGACCCCTGGTTTTCGTATTGTGGggaagggtaaataacacttctctattcatttTTTCGATACTATTTGTGATTTTTATAGCCCTCGATTATCTCCatttatagctttttttttttttaaagctgaacaGCTCTAATGTTTTTAGTCTGCCCTTGTATGGAACTCAATTtatacccttgatcatctttgttgccctttgtACCTTTTGTaattccactatatcctttttgagatggggcaaacagaactggagacagtattcaaggtatggcaCACAATGGATTTATAgtgtcattatgatattttctgtctatcTTTCTATCCTTTTGCTAATAGTTCCTAAActattgttagcctttttgaccactgctgtgtGTTGAggggaagttttcagagaactaatcGCAGTAACTCCCAAGATCTTTCTTGGATGGACACAACTAATTTAgaatccgtgtgtgtgtgtttattttttccaaatatgcattactttgcatttattaacattgaatttcaactgccattttgttgccccatcaCCCAGGCTCATACCTGCCTagtgctgctttcccttcatGGATGCTGCACTTCCCAGCGTCATTCTAGAACAGATAAAATAGCACTAGTGACTGATGAATACCTTGCTAATGTGACAGATCACTTCTCTTCCTGCCTCTCTAATGTAGCGGGTCCTTTCTTACATGGACACTGAGCTTGTGTTTTTGATTCAAGGTAGCTGTCCACTGCTGAATTAGCTTATTTGTTCTTGGAAAAGACTTGCCAGCCTGGCTTCCTTTGTATTTTATGGCAGTAAGTCTTACAACTCACTGGGCCACCGTCTGGATTTAAGGATTAATTACTGCCTGGAAAGGGCATTTGCTGTTGGTTACTGGTTatctgggggagctgagtgcCTGAAGTTAAATGCCTGCTCCATGGAAAACTTATTGCCTATACAAATTGGGTGCCCAGAATAATTTTTCTTACGTGTTTCCTTTACCCTTCAGGTGAGTTCCCCGCTTAAAACATCTGCTCCGAATTCATTGAGTGAGTATGAAGTTCTGCCTAATGGCTGTGAAGCTCACTGGGAAGTGGTAGAACGAATCCTGTTCATCTACGCCAAGCTGAATCCTGGGATAGCATATGTCCAGGGGATGAATGAAATAGTGGGGCCTCTTTACTATACCTTTGCTACAGATCCCAACAGTGACTGGAAAGGTAAGTAGTTAGTGCTTGAGTGACTTACACCATTCTGGCAGCAGTTGTTGCAGGGAATGGTTATCAGAGCAGCTGAGGAGGAGACTGGCAGACTCTCCCCATACCAGGTCCCTAATGAAAGGGGGTGGTTCTCAGAGAGTGCTTGGAAAGAGCCTCCTGGGAAGTACGGGAATCCTCTCTGATGCACTTCTGTGACAGCTTGGGAAATCTGGCTGTTGAAAACTTATGAATTCTGGTTTTATGAACTCTGTTGTTATGCTCCATGTACATCGGATCAGCCATTTCCTAACGGGGACTGTCAGGTGCTTCACACCCCTACCTAGAGAGCTGTTAAAGGAACATGCAGACTCATTAATGTTTACTATGGCCTTACTATGAGTTGGCTATAGGGATTGGCTGAACTGCAAGAAACCAGTTTTTTCCAGTGGGTAGTAATCAAGCAACAGGTCACCTGACATAGAGGGGCTGATCAGGAAGGTCACATGACAAGGTACTGGAAGGCTTGTGGGAGCCGATGCTAGCTTTCAGGAGGTAGGCAATTGGACTGCAGGGTCCATGCTGCTAAGAAAGGCGTTAGACATGGGGTCTGTAATGGCCTGCTCAGTTCTAGCAAGCCAAGAACTCGTGGGACCCAGTACCACAGGCTGGTTAGTTAGTGTCTAGCAGGGGAAGCTTATCAAAGTTGCAACAGCTTCCTTCCACACTTCGGTTATACTGCTCCTGTGTGTCTCCTTCAGAACATGCAGAAGCAGATACATTTTTCTGCTTCACCAACCTAATGGCTGAGATCCGGGATAACTTCATTAAGAGCCTGGATGATTCTCAGTGTGGCATCACCTACAAGATGGAGAAGGTTTACTCCACCCTGAAGGAGAAGGATGTGGAGCTGTACTTGAAACTGGTGAGGAGTCAGACATTCATCTTGCCCTCCCGCATTGGAACGAGGAATAAGATGGGTGGTGGATCTTTGTCCTATTTCCAGCCAGAACTTGCTCTCTGTCTTAATTTGTAACAGTGGCCAGGTAGTACAGTGATGGCTGCTTAGAAGTGGTTTGATACAACTAAAGAGCTTTTGTTCTCAGGGACAGGCTGTCTTGAGAGTGATGCAGGGTTGAGTATCTACAGGACAAATGGCTCTTGCCACATTGAGTATCTAGCCCAGGTTATATTGATGTAGCAAATACTTTGTCCTCTTTTTAGAGGTGGAAATCTGTAACTTATTTACTCTAAAGCTAACTGTGGCAGAAAGAAGTGGTTTGCCCAGTGTCTCTGGCCACCTGGGTCAATGGCTTAGCTGGGAGTCGTGAAACTCAAAATCTCCTGAGTCTCTGAATTCTGCTTTTGTTATTAAGCCAAACACACGTGCTCTTGCAAAGTTCCTTTACAACCTGGAGTTAGTTTTTTTTCTCAGGGGGAACAAATTCCTGTACTTTCCTTCCATTGCCATCATACGTCCCAATAGCATTCACTTTATAAATTACAGTGAAAAATTATGGCAGCTCAATGATAAATCAAAACTTGATAATAGTAATGCCATCCTGTATATGTAATAATGTTACCTTCCTGTAGCTCCCTTCCTCAGAGGATCTCAAAACACTCTGAAAACTCCCCCTAACGCTACTGTGAGGTGGATAGAGGCAGTTGCAGGTCTTATGGAATGCAGCAGTTGTCTAACAGTACAGCAATGCAACACAAGTTTAGGATGGAAAGTGTAGAATATTGTTTCTAAATGAAACTCTAGGGAGAACTTATGGGAGGCAGAATGTAGTTACGAGAGTTGGAATCTGGTGAATATTAGGCttcagcttgtgtgtgtgtgtgtgtgtgtgtgtgtgtgtaaaaaatgaGATCTTAATATGACTTCAAGTGGTCGTACTCTTGTCTTCTGTCAGCACATTGTCACTCTCCACCATGCTGGTTCAGGAGGAAGAATGTCACCTACTTAGTCACTAGCAGCACTTCCTGCAGGCCCCCAATAGATGTTCCGTAGAAGTCTCCCatctgtagagccctgcaaatctgcagatatctgctttatattgGCGGACCATGTTTACAGATTGCAGATCGATGCGGATCCAAATTTTGTATTCGCGCAAGGCCCTACCTATCTGAATACTGAACTGACTTTTCTTGCTTACTTTGTGAAATATGTGGACCACAGTAGAAAGTAGCTAAAAGCTTTGAGTTTCAGTCTATTGGCTGCCAGTATAAACTGTGTCTGGAAAACTCTGGtctgtatgattttttttattttttttattttctattttttttgttATGCTAACTTTCCAATAACTAGGGGATTTTTAGAGTCATTGAAAGGAGAGGAAGTACTTCTGATCTAAACCCTTAGGGGAAATGAGGTGTGTGGGGCTCTTTTTTAAAGGAGAAATAAAACTGAATTAGCTTAAATGCTGGAATTGCAATTTATGAAAGTAACAGTTCCTGCGTTCCATGAACCTGGGCATGATTCCTACTATCTGAGCCATAGACACTGAAGATAGACACGTGTATGGAGAGCTGTCCTTCAGAGCACCgtaattttttgggggggcggtTGTGGAGAGGCTTTGAAAGGAGACATGGCATAGTATCTCACAGCATGAGGCTAACGAGACTTTGAAGCAGAGAGGTGTAACCGTAAAGAATAGGCAGATTTCTCCATATTGCACTGCAGGACACTAGCTTATAACCAGGTTACTAAGAGGACACCAAGGAGGCAGTGAACATCTGGCTTTCTTTTCCAGTTCACTACAAGCAATCAGTTACTGACTCTGTTTGTCTATCCAAAAGCAAGAGCAGAACATCAAGCCCCAGTTCTTTGCCTTCCGTTGGCTGACGCTGCTGCTGTCCCAAGAGTTCCTGTTGCCAGACGTCATCCGTATTTGGGACTCTCTCTTTGCCGATGACAACCGCTTTGATTTTCTACTGCTTGTCTGTTGCGCCATGTTGACGTGAGTGCAGTGACAGCTGACGCTGAGGATGTTGACTCTAGTGtactctcccctgccccacaatTCACAGCTTGTCTCCTAAATATCAGTGTCCACCATGCTGGGTAATGTAAATATAGGCTATGTGCTCCTCCACCCCATTCTCTGCTTGAATCCACAGATATAGGGGCCTCTCTTGCATGAAGAGACATGCGGAGGGGGCTCTGGTGAAAGGATGTAGCCATTCTTTCCACAATGGCAAAAGAAACAGGGCCCTTAAGGAAGGGTAGGAGGCATGTGGTGAGCTGTACACACCTTAGTGGCTGACTTTTTTGGGGATGTTTTTGGACACGGTACTAAAGAGGCAAAAAGTACTTGGATTAACATAATCTCTCTTTCAGACTAATCCGAGATCAATTACTGGAAGGGGACTTCACTCTGAACATGAGGCTGCTACAGGTAAGTACTAAAATACATCAggaatggggaggaggtggaagaactcttttttttaaacaggagatTTTCCTCTTGTACAATACTCGGATATGATAGAGGCAGCCCTTCTGGAATATAGTTACCAGCCCTCTGCTGATCATAATGAAGCcatttgttttgaaaaatctAAACACTTAGCAAACTTCATGGTGTGTTATAAGATCAAGCATTAACTTCTACTGCGTGCTCCCTttaattggaaaatccagtgaaGCCGCTCCTGGCCAATAACTCTTAATAACAATACTTCTGTTTACTGGCTGTGCCTTTTGGGGGTTTAAGCTTCTAGGGATCCATCTGATGCTGCTTCTGACTGCTTGATCCGGTAACAGCAGCCTTTGCCTCCATAGCTGATTTGCAGAAAGTGGCTCTGTGGCTACCTGTTCCTGGCTGTTAATTTGCTCTTTCAACTCCAGTTATAAATGCTGGACATCTTGCCACTAGCAGTAGGCTCAGTCCCTGCCGCAGAATAGAGGATTCCTTCTCCTAACTCCTTGGTCAGTCTAGTAACATGCTGGTTCCATCAGCTGCTCAGAGAGCAGCATTACTTTAAAATGTTGTCTCTTAATTAGGAGTCCCTCAAAAGAGGATGAAAGACCGTGTGTTGGAGGGGTCCTGATTAAGAGAATTCTAATGTATTGCatacaataaaatattttggatCCTTGCATCCTTAATACAGACTTCCATAATGGAGCTAGTCATTGCATAAAGCCAACTTAACCCCACATTCAGGACTACCAAAATTAATCTAATGTCCTGTAGGTTGTACAAGACTGCTCAGTTACAAAACATAGAAGGAAATTGTTTACTCCAGGTGACTTTAACTATGGAGGTAACATCTAATTTATAAACACCAGGGCATTCATTGGGCTGGCCAATGACATTGCAGAGAGTCTCTGCCCCATTAAAAGGGAGAATAGGTGCAATGAACATTAAGAAAATATATCAATTCCTTTTTAATGCAGGATTATCCCATCTCTGATGTACACCTGATTCTGAAGAAAGCGAAGGAGCTTCAGGACTCCAAATAGTCCATAGgcctggcagtgtgtgtgtgagagaaactgTGCAGTAGTGTATCCTAGGAGACTCCTTCCTGTATGTGGTGCATCATCAGAGCTCCTACAATCTCTGCTGGACATTTGGTTTTGTGTTCCAGTAATTGGCCTTCTTGAAGACTTCCTTCTACTCTATTAGGTCAAGGACTGCCTATTTCCCCAGCTAGTCAGGTCCTGCACTCCAGGTTTTCCTAATCTCAAACAACTCCACACTGCCTGAGCAgtgctttgtattttttttaatgactaaGTTTGGGAAGATGGAAATTGTTTAGCTACATATCTCTCAAAGTCTCATGAAATGAACTTTTGTGATCATAGCATTATGGAAGCATGTGCTCATGCACAGGAACTCCTGCATTTGGGGaagggacaggctgggaccagTGGGATTTTGGTGAGTATAGAGAGAACAACGTCTCCATGAAAATACAACATGTCACTTTGATGTCATGCATCCTGCTGGTTTGAGTAGCTGCTGGATTTTGTTCCTTTCTGGCTGCATTTTACCATCTCTTTTgagtgcacaaaacaaaaagtccATTTTCCTCCTGGTGAGTGGCAGGTGAGGATTCAAAACAGCAGAGTCTCCTCCATGGGAAAGAGACTTTAAAAAGCTGgcatgggagcaggggcggctctaggaatttggccgccccaagcagggcggcatgccgcagggggcgcgctgccggtcgccggtcccgcagctccgggggaccttttgcagacgtgcctgcagagggtgcgctggtcccgtggctccggtggagcatccgcaggcatgactgtggaaggtccgctggtcctgcggctccggtggacctcccgcaggcatgactgtggaaggtccgctggagctgcctgctgccctgccggcaaaatgccgccccaagcgcgcgcttggcgcgctggggtctggagccggccctgcatgggaGAATACTATTGCCATTGGCTGTTTTGTGCGGTGAGATTATTTGCTCTCCGGTAGAGTCTGCCCCAGGATTGCCTTATCAAGGAGTTGTCACCTTGGTGCTGACTTTACTTGGAAGTTGGAACTAGATATGTGGTTTTAATCAGTGTAGTTCAAATAAGTCAAACAAGCCTTATGTTACTCACAGCCTTAGAGCAgggtccctgctgctgctgagacTACTCGTCTTGAGCTGTGTTCAGTGCTGCTGCTATGGCCCATGCTTTACCCTAATTCAAAGGCAGGATATCTAACTTCAAGCAGGCTCATGAAGTACAAAGGGAAAGGCCTCCAGTCCTGTGCTGCAAACATGGGTGTCTTCAGAGGAGACTTAATAGGGATAATGATGGTTTTGCTCTTACACTGAGTTTTTGCATAATATTACCCAGAACACTCCAAGCCTTCTGTCCAAACCTGGATAAGCTCTAGTCATGTAATCTTCATGTTATCCTGTGTACTCTTTGCTGGGAAGTGACTCAAACTCACAGGTCAGATTAACATCAAACCAATCTCTGGATGTGATCTACTGGAGCAATTCAGGGAGACTACCTGGTCCCTTGCGAGAGTCCCGTTCCCTATGGGCAGTTCCTAAagaagggagagacatttgctgTGGGGATGGTAATACAGAAGGAGATATTTATTAATGTACTCCATTCAGATACAAAGGATCCGGCCAGGTCTGCCTAGATTGAGATTAGTATAGGGTAACCTGTAGCCTGCAAGTGGCGCTGGAATGATCGGAACTCCTGACCCACAGTTCGAGTCAGGGTGATGGCTATGGAAGGAACTTCAGTAGCTGAATATTCCAGCTGCTGCAAGAGCTCCCAAGCACATGGTAACTTGAAGTGCTTTACTCTCCCCGTTAGTGAAGTGCTGGATCGCCTCTGCGTAGCTGTCAATGGGGGGACTGTTCTGTATTTATACAATCTTAAGTGTTTTGCATTACATCTCTTTTATTAGAGGTCAATTTTTATGCTTTCTCAGAGGTCTGCTCACCCTGCTGATGAGACCTGGTAGCAGACTAGCCATAATTGTACCATAACTGGGGGGTTGTCAGCCTTCAGATGTCAGGTTCATGCTGCATTCCAACTCCTAAAAACTGATCAAAGTTCTGTGTAGCTTAGTGAATTTCTAGAGGGACAGTTTATCTTTATGTTGGTGTTGGGGCTGTTAGTGGCTCTGATAGTGCCTGACATTTTTACTCTCATGCTCCTGTGCTGCTTCAGAGTAGCAGTTTCTGTGACCCAGAATAAAAGCACCAGTAATAAGGATGCAGCAGAGTCTTTCTGCTTGGAGGTGGAATTTTAAACAAAGTGGTTGATGGCCTCCCTTTTTACTGAAATCCTTCCTATGGGATAGACTCTCTTTCCCTTAAGAAATGGGGCGGTTGAGAGAATACCATAGCTCTCGGTTTACAGGCAACTATGGCTGCTCCCCATGCCTTTTAATCACTCTCTCTCTGTTGGgcagcagctgttccaggagaACATGTGATCCATCTACTGAGCTCCCCTGTGCTAGGGAGGCCAGTACTAACTACCCTTTTGTAATTGTAAAGGCTATTGCTGCACACGGgcatcagactggatgatcaggCCCTTTGGCAAAACTCCCTCTGGAATCATTGAGgcttgcctgaataaggactgtaGGATTGAACCCTAAAAGTGGAAAACTTATCCAAAATGCTCTGGCTTCAGAACTTCACAAGATGTCCTCCATGAAAAATCCGCCGCCTCTCCCCAATCATTTATTGATCTCAAGCTTACACATGgtcttttgaaatgtttcatggtACCTGGGCTGTGTGGCTCACACTTGCCTTAAAGGGAATCCACCccatcctacacacacacacacacactctctctctctctctctctctctctctctctcattggtaTGTCAATATGGTGATAGTCATGGAATGTAACTTGTTTCTTTTAATAGTAGATTAATAATGGTGGTAGTCAGAAGAGCAAAATCTTTAATACGCTCTGAAATGCTATGTAGGTTTCTTTACAATACATTCATTTGCGATATCATAAATTAGGTCTAAAAGTTAAACTTGTGGGTGGATTGTTTTTCAGTGCAGAACTCTTGTGTTACATAGAAACCCTTTACACCTGTAGGGGAAGTGAGTTAATTTTCTTCGGAGTTAAATATTCCCCTGCTGTGTCTGCAACTCAAATGTTGCAGTACATTGTTGGTGTAGGAGAACTTGAAAGCGACTTTGACTATC encodes the following:
- the TBC1D13 gene encoding TBC1 domain family member 13 isoform X3, whose product is MIIQPGIAKANLGVSREDVTLEDHPLNPNPDSRWNTYFKDNEVLLQIDKDVRRLYPDMAFFQRPTDYPCLLILDPQNEFETLRKRVEQTTLKSQTVARNRSGVTNVSSPLKTSAPNSLSEYEVLPNGCEAHWEVVERILFIYAKLNPGIAYVQGMNEIVGPLYYTFATDPNSDWKEHAEADTFFCFTNLMAEIRDNFIKSLDDSQCGITYKMEKVYSTLKEKDVELYLKLQEQNIKPQFFAFRWLTLLLSQEFLLPDVIRIWDSLFADDNRFDFLLLVCCAMLTLIRDQLLEGDFTLNMRLLQDYPISDVHLILKKAKELQDSK
- the TBC1D13 gene encoding TBC1 domain family member 13 isoform X2, whose amino-acid sequence is MSSLHKSRIAEFQDVLGEPKIALQKLRELCFSGIPFDGGLRCLCWKILLNYLPVEKALWSTLLKKQRELYSQFLKEMIIQPGIAKANLGVSREDVTLEDHPLNPNPDSRWNTYFKDNEVLLQIDKDVRRLYPDMAFFQRPTDYPCLLILDPQNEFETLRKRVEQTTLKSQTVARNRSGVTNVSSPLKTSAPNSLSEYEVLPNGCEAHWEVVERILFIYAKLNPGIAYVQGMNEIVGPLYYTFATDPNSDWKEHAEADTFFCFTNLMAEIRDNFIKSLDDSQCGITYKMEKVYSTLKEKDVELYLKLQEQNIKPQFFAFRWLTLLLSQEFLLPDVIRIWDSLFADDNRFDFLLLVCCAMLTLIRDQLLEGDFTLNMRLLQDYPISDVHLILKKAKELQDSK
- the TBC1D13 gene encoding TBC1 domain family member 13 isoform X1 encodes the protein MMCGSAFNGTTGFLPFGCSFTNAALWKCWHQKLVVLRIVQRFPKAGVSQPFSMVVRWETWIPGESLRIAEFQDVLGEPKIALQKLRELCFSGIPFDGGLRCLCWKILLNYLPVEKALWSTLLKKQRELYSQFLKEMIIQPGIAKANLGVSREDVTLEDHPLNPNPDSRWNTYFKDNEVLLQIDKDVRRLYPDMAFFQRPTDYPCLLILDPQNEFETLRKRVEQTTLKSQTVARNRSGVTNVSSPLKTSAPNSLSEYEVLPNGCEAHWEVVERILFIYAKLNPGIAYVQGMNEIVGPLYYTFATDPNSDWKEHAEADTFFCFTNLMAEIRDNFIKSLDDSQCGITYKMEKVYSTLKEKDVELYLKLQEQNIKPQFFAFRWLTLLLSQEFLLPDVIRIWDSLFADDNRFDFLLLVCCAMLTLIRDQLLEGDFTLNMRLLQDYPISDVHLILKKAKELQDSK